One part of the Candidatus Zixiibacteriota bacterium genome encodes these proteins:
- a CDS encoding potassium:proton antiporter: FNPSANTKLEEGDTLVLIGDKKNLAELDKMNREE, from the coding sequence TTCAATCCGTCGGCCAATACCAAGCTGGAGGAGGGCGATACCCTGGTCCTGATTGGTGATAAAAAGAACCTGGCTGAACTGGATAAGATGAATCGCGAAGAGTGA